The Streptomyces achromogenes genome window below encodes:
- a CDS encoding SDR family oxidoreductase encodes MEAVQDAGVVVTGAGGGIGAALARRFAAEGARVVVNDLDADRARAVADEIGGIAVPGDASAVVDRAREALDGVVDVYCANAGVASGGSEAAEEAVWAQAWDVNVMAHVRAAHALLPGWLERGRGRFVSTVSAAGLLTMIGAAPYSVTKHGAYAFAEWLSLTYRHQGIKVHAICPQGVRTDMLDATGSAGDLVLKPTAIEPRDVADALFKGIAEDRFLILPHPEVAGYYQVRAGDPDRWLTNMNHLQQKWEAAG; translated from the coding sequence GTGGAAGCCGTGCAGGATGCCGGAGTGGTCGTCACCGGAGCGGGAGGCGGCATCGGCGCCGCCCTGGCCCGCCGCTTCGCCGCCGAGGGCGCCCGGGTCGTGGTCAACGACCTCGACGCGGACCGGGCGCGGGCCGTCGCCGACGAGATCGGCGGCATCGCGGTCCCCGGCGACGCCTCGGCGGTCGTGGACCGGGCCCGCGAGGCCCTCGACGGCGTCGTCGACGTGTACTGCGCCAACGCCGGCGTCGCCTCGGGCGGCTCCGAGGCCGCCGAGGAGGCCGTCTGGGCGCAGGCCTGGGACGTCAACGTGATGGCGCACGTCCGCGCCGCCCACGCGCTGCTCCCGGGCTGGCTGGAGCGCGGCCGGGGCCGCTTCGTCTCCACCGTCTCCGCCGCCGGCCTGCTCACCATGATCGGCGCGGCCCCCTACAGCGTCACCAAGCACGGCGCGTACGCATTCGCCGAGTGGCTGTCGCTGACCTACCGGCACCAGGGGATCAAGGTGCACGCGATCTGTCCCCAGGGCGTGCGCACCGACATGCTGGACGCCACCGGCAGCGCGGGCGACCTGGTGCTCAAGCCGACCGCGATCGAGCCGCGGGACGTGGCGGACGCTCTGTTCAAGGGCATCGCCGAGGACCGCTTCCTGATCCTGCCGCACCCCGAGGTCGCCGGGTACTACCAGGTGCGCGCCGGCGATCCCGACCGCTGGCTGACCAACATGAACCATCTCCAGCAGAAGTGGGAGGCGGCCGGATGA
- a CDS encoding serine-threonine protein kinase, with product MAEPAMSVTPYWELIFDADGDVDGGRRDRLAAEVGRRGVRDLIVFAHGWNTDRSGASALYSRFFAPMPALAPAARIGYVGVVWPSMRFSDEPIPDFPRSAAAATGVGAVRRRTLDGETRRALLAAFPGRAAVVDRIGRLLEERPPGEAPLEEFGRLVRSLVDVAPPGPQALFAADILAEGVPQDGPQMFAAPTAEVCEEFARALAVLEAGRPVSDGPAAEPEAGPGTGPGVVGFSLPDPWDGAHELLRQATYYAMKRRAGTVGERGLGPFVGRLAAVAPAVRVHLVGHSFGGRLVSFALRGLPDGVRTVKSVTLLQGAFSHYAFAARLPHDTRAGGVLEGQQHRIDGPLVCCHSSFDAALGTMYPLASRMAGDARGAVEEFGVGSVLGAKWGAMGHDGVQAVPGTRACTLAEALAGPLPASGCVNVDAAAVVRRGGAPAGAHSDIVHPELARLVLAAGRVR from the coding sequence GTGGCGGAACCTGCGATGAGCGTGACGCCCTACTGGGAGCTGATCTTCGACGCCGACGGCGACGTCGACGGCGGACGGCGCGACCGGCTGGCGGCCGAGGTGGGGCGGCGCGGCGTCCGCGATCTGATCGTCTTCGCGCACGGCTGGAACACCGACCGCTCCGGGGCGAGCGCGCTCTACAGCCGCTTCTTCGCCCCGATGCCCGCGCTCGCCCCGGCCGCGAGGATCGGTTACGTGGGCGTGGTGTGGCCGTCGATGCGGTTCTCCGACGAGCCGATCCCGGACTTCCCGCGGTCCGCTGCCGCTGCCACGGGCGTGGGCGCGGTCCGGCGTCGGACGCTGGACGGGGAGACCCGGCGCGCACTGCTGGCCGCCTTCCCGGGCCGGGCCGCGGTGGTGGACCGCATCGGGCGGCTGCTGGAGGAACGGCCGCCCGGGGAGGCCCCGCTGGAGGAGTTCGGGCGGCTGGTGCGGTCGCTGGTGGACGTGGCGCCGCCCGGGCCGCAGGCGCTGTTCGCGGCGGACATCCTGGCGGAGGGCGTCCCGCAGGACGGGCCGCAGATGTTCGCCGCGCCCACGGCGGAGGTCTGCGAGGAGTTCGCCCGGGCCCTGGCCGTCCTCGAAGCCGGAAGGCCGGTCTCCGACGGCCCGGCAGCCGAACCCGAAGCCGGTCCGGGAACCGGCCCCGGAGTCGTCGGGTTCTCGCTGCCCGACCCCTGGGACGGGGCGCACGAGCTGCTGCGCCAGGCGACGTACTACGCGATGAAGCGGCGGGCGGGGACGGTCGGCGAGCGCGGGCTCGGTCCGTTCGTGGGCCGGCTGGCGGCCGTCGCGCCCGCGGTACGGGTGCACCTGGTGGGGCACAGCTTCGGCGGACGGCTGGTGTCGTTCGCGCTGCGCGGACTGCCCGACGGCGTGCGCACGGTGAAGTCCGTGACGCTGCTCCAAGGGGCCTTCTCGCACTACGCGTTCGCGGCGCGGCTGCCGCACGACACGCGCGCGGGCGGTGTGCTGGAGGGACAGCAGCACCGGATCGACGGACCGCTGGTGTGCTGCCACTCCTCCTTCGACGCGGCGCTCGGCACGATGTATCCGCTGGCCTCCCGGATGGCGGGCGACGCCCGCGGGGCCGTCGAGGAGTTCGGCGTCGGCAGCGTGCTGGGCGCCAAGTGGGGGGCCATGGGGCACGACGGGGTGCAGGCGGTCCCCGGTACGCGCGCGTGCACGCTCGCCGAGGCGCTGGCCGGCCCGCTCCCGGCGTCGGGGTGCGTGAACGTCGACGCTGCCGCGGTCGTCCGGCGCGGCGGGGCGCCGGCCGGGGCGCACAGCGACATCGTGCACCCCGAGCTGGCGCGACTGGTGTTGGCGGCGGGCCGCGTGCGCTGA